A genomic window from Sphingobacterium spiritivorum includes:
- a CDS encoding DUF4134 domain-containing protein — MEKKRKKVLLAAVAMLSGIGAFAQGNGSAGINEATQMVTSYFDPATQLIYAIGAVVGLIGGVKVYNKFSSGDPDTSKTAASWFGACIFLIVAATILRSFFL, encoded by the coding sequence ATGGAAAAAAAGAGAAAAAAAGTTTTGCTGGCAGCCGTGGCAATGCTGTCAGGAATTGGTGCGTTCGCACAGGGAAACGGCTCGGCGGGTATCAACGAGGCTACCCAAATGGTAACAAGTTATTTCGACCCCGCAACGCAATTAATCTACGCCATCGGTGCGGTAGTTGGGTTAATCGGGGGCGTTAAGGTGTATAACAAGTTCAGTTCCGGCGACCCTGATACGAGCAAGACCGCAGCTTCGTGGTTTGGTGCGTGTATCTTCTTGATTGTTGCGGCTACCATCCTGCGCTCATTCTTCCTTTAA
- the traK gene encoding conjugative transposon protein TraK gives MEFKTLRNIENSFRQIRLYAIVFAVLCIGVVGYAVWRSYRFAEEQRQKIYVLDNGKSLMLALSQDASINRPVEAREHVRRFHELFFTLAPDKNAIESNMSRAFNLADKSAFDYYKDLSEKGYYSRIISGNVQQRIEVDSVVCNFDNYPYAVHTYAKQFIIRSSNVTRRNLITSCYLVNSVRSDNNPQGFNIEKFAVVENKDIEVIER, from the coding sequence ATGGAATTTAAAACGCTAAGAAATATCGAAAACAGCTTTAGGCAGATAAGACTATATGCCATTGTGTTTGCGGTTCTCTGCATTGGCGTGGTAGGTTACGCCGTATGGCGTTCCTACCGCTTTGCAGAAGAACAACGCCAAAAAATCTATGTACTGGATAATGGAAAATCCCTGATGCTTGCCTTGTCGCAGGATGCGAGCATCAACCGCCCGGTTGAGGCAAGGGAACACGTCAGGAGATTTCACGAACTGTTCTTTACGCTTGCCCCCGACAAGAACGCTATCGAAAGCAATATGAGCAGGGCATTCAACCTTGCCGACAAAAGTGCTTTCGATTATTACAAGGACTTATCAGAAAAGGGCTATTACAGCCGTATCATTTCGGGGAACGTGCAGCAGCGTATAGAGGTAGATAGTGTGGTGTGCAACTTCGACAACTACCCGTATGCGGTGCATACCTACGCCAAACAATTCATCATCCGTTCGAGCAACGTAACCAGGCGTAACCTGATTACTTCCTGCTATCTCGTCAACTCCGTTCGTTCCGACAATAATCCGCAGGGCTTCAATATTGAAAAATTTGCAGTCGTGGAAAATAAGGATATAGAGGTCATCGAACGCTAA
- a CDS encoding ThiF family adenylyltransferase, translating into MSQQLINHSPDLKRLRDEGYEIEVRGGYLLIHHIPYVDQNRQILYGVLVSTLTLSNNNKTATPDNHVIHFIGDNPCGSDGTIITAIQHSNSNSVLNHQITVNRSFSNKPPAGYPNYYEKVKRYADIISAPAKYLDSSVTEKTFKVIVDSANETVFQYIDTNSSRANIEVINAKLEGQKIAIVGLGGTGAYILDMVAKTPVKEIHLFDGDSFDQHNAFRSPGAASMSDLNENSRKAAYYQKLYSNMHKYIYIHDYYVKKENLLELDKMDYVFVCVDKNAARKMITDYLASIGIPFSDVGLGVNVVDDKLTGAVRVTSATRDKNDHLPLRIFSEDSDNNEYATNIQIAELNALNAIFAILRWKKLSGIYVDLENEHHSSYAISTSKIFNEDVVTA; encoded by the coding sequence ATGTCACAGCAACTGATAAATCATAGTCCAGACCTTAAGCGTCTAAGAGACGAAGGTTATGAGATCGAGGTACGTGGTGGATATTTACTTATCCACCATATACCCTATGTCGATCAAAACAGGCAGATACTATACGGAGTGTTAGTAAGTACACTCACGTTAAGCAATAATAACAAGACAGCAACTCCGGATAATCATGTTATACATTTTATCGGGGATAATCCCTGTGGTTCTGACGGTACAATTATCACTGCCATTCAACATAGTAATTCTAATTCTGTACTGAACCATCAGATTACGGTAAACAGATCTTTTTCAAATAAGCCTCCTGCCGGATATCCGAACTACTATGAAAAGGTCAAGAGGTATGCAGACATCATTTCGGCACCGGCTAAATATCTGGATTCTTCAGTAACGGAAAAGACTTTTAAGGTGATAGTAGACAGTGCTAATGAAACAGTATTCCAGTACATTGATACCAATTCGAGTCGAGCTAACATAGAAGTAATTAATGCAAAATTAGAAGGACAGAAAATTGCAATTGTTGGTTTAGGAGGAACTGGAGCATATATTTTAGATATGGTTGCTAAAACACCGGTGAAGGAAATCCATCTTTTTGATGGGGATAGCTTTGACCAACACAATGCATTCCGTTCGCCAGGTGCTGCATCAATGAGTGACCTTAATGAAAATTCGAGAAAGGCTGCATATTATCAAAAGTTGTATTCTAACATGCACAAGTACATTTATATCCATGACTACTATGTGAAAAAAGAGAATCTATTAGAATTAGATAAAATGGATTATGTATTTGTATGTGTTGATAAAAATGCAGCTAGGAAAATGATAACAGATTACTTGGCTAGTATCGGTATTCCGTTCTCTGATGTAGGTTTAGGTGTGAATGTCGTTGATGACAAGCTTACGGGTGCTGTAAGAGTTACTTCTGCCACCCGTGACAAGAATGACCATTTACCTCTTCGGATTTTTTCAGAAGACTCCGATAATAACGAATATGCTACTAATATTCAGATTGCGGAATTAAATGCATTGAATGCAATTTTTGCTATCCTGAGATGGAAGAAGCTATCTGGAATTTATGTTGATTTGGAAAATGAGCATCATAGCTCATATGCTATTAGTACATCTAAAATTTTTAATGAAGATGTCGTTACAGCATAA
- a CDS encoding DUF6527 family protein yields the protein MSLQHKFVEFIPEKVEEGILYVSIEYCTAIHKCVCGCGNEVVTPLSPTDWRLTFNGKSITLHPSIGNWNFECQSHYWIRNNKIEFASHWTEKEIRLGRENDLERKTEYFEMPEIPKEEPVIQESQKSTIWQKISKFFRF from the coding sequence ATGTCGTTACAGCATAAGTTCGTTGAATTCATTCCTGAGAAGGTTGAGGAGGGCATTTTATACGTCTCAATCGAATACTGCACTGCAATACATAAATGTGTATGTGGCTGTGGTAATGAAGTAGTGACTCCATTATCTCCGACAGATTGGAGGTTGACATTTAATGGCAAATCAATTACGCTTCATCCGTCTATAGGCAATTGGAATTTTGAATGTCAGTCTCATTATTGGATAAGGAACAATAAGATTGAGTTTGCCAGTCATTGGACAGAAAAGGAAATCCGTCTAGGTAGAGAAAATGACTTAGAACGTAAGACGGAGTATTTTGAAATGCCGGAGATTCCAAAAGAAGAACCAGTTATTCAAGAAAGTCAAAAATCCACTATTTGGCAGAAAATCTCCAAATTCTTTCGATTTTAG
- a CDS encoding DUF4141 domain-containing protein, translated as MKKVLYLVCTALMLAVAPSAKAQWVVTDPANLASGIINSANEIVQTSSTVSNVVKNFNEVKKVYEQGKEYYDKLKAINNLVKDARKVQQTVLLVGDVSEMYVQNFGKMMNDPNFTPQELTAIGNGYSALLNESTELLKELKQIITATDLSLNDKERMDVIDRVYKEVKDYHSLVRYYTNKNISVSYLRAKKKNDAQRVLELYGTANQKYW; from the coding sequence ATGAAAAAAGTATTGTATCTGGTGTGTACGGCACTGATGCTCGCCGTAGCACCGTCAGCAAAAGCCCAATGGGTTGTAACCGACCCCGCAAATTTGGCTTCGGGCATTATCAACTCTGCAAACGAAATCGTACAGACTTCTTCCACCGTGAGCAACGTGGTAAAAAACTTCAACGAAGTGAAGAAAGTGTACGAGCAGGGCAAGGAATATTACGACAAGCTGAAAGCCATCAATAACCTTGTGAAAGATGCCCGTAAGGTGCAGCAAACGGTTTTGTTGGTAGGCGATGTTTCCGAAATGTACGTGCAGAATTTCGGTAAAATGATGAACGACCCAAATTTCACACCGCAGGAATTGACCGCTATCGGCAACGGTTATTCGGCACTGCTCAATGAAAGTACCGAACTGCTTAAGGAGCTGAAGCAGATTATAACCGCCACAGACCTATCACTAAATGACAAGGAACGTATGGATGTGATTGACCGTGTGTACAAAGAGGTAAAGGATTACCACAGCCTTGTACGCTACTACACCAACAAAAACATTTCTGTAAGCTACCTAAGAGCGAAAAAGAAAAACGATGCCCAAAGAGTGCTTGAACTCTACGGAACTGCTAACCAAAAATACTGGTAA
- a CDS encoding DUF3800 domain-containing protein: MIDFEIAEIEAANQFARLLNPRVDFTTPYTFYYDETNNIKTFYVRENDFNYTFTANFVLGGLLHQGAVPDVQPLIDSFKLQKTAEEVKFKHIAFGDFLDCLKSQKLNLFFGFLKDSDLYVHYSSLNILYWSVVDIVDSAIMNSDQAMQLGHGFDNRLKNDLYKLCRLEIDAVIQLFYGFEYPNVKPENIGNFIEALSNLFEPYLTIPEFHFGLESLRQILKEAKKKGELAFVMDEKDYILLADLTHFYLRPIYTFKNSTHIFDNEDSIREALNGYRMLDKGVEFKNYSFVDSQDSQLTQLSDIFVGFMGKYTNYRNTHSMDEIKADLDSFSALQLENMKLFIDIINKSDQKNPAFLHAIDSYEEVMKFGELCEIIAGK; this comes from the coding sequence ATGATTGATTTTGAAATAGCCGAAATTGAGGCAGCTAATCAATTTGCCCGATTGCTAAATCCAAGGGTAGATTTTACAACACCATATACATTCTATTATGATGAAACCAATAATATCAAAACATTCTATGTAAGAGAAAATGATTTCAATTATACATTTACGGCAAACTTCGTTTTGGGAGGACTTCTACATCAAGGAGCAGTACCCGATGTACAGCCATTGATAGATAGTTTTAAATTGCAGAAAACAGCCGAGGAAGTGAAATTCAAACATATCGCATTTGGAGATTTTCTTGATTGTCTAAAATCCCAGAAATTGAATCTCTTCTTTGGCTTTCTAAAGGATAGCGATCTTTATGTCCATTATTCTAGCTTAAATATTCTTTACTGGTCAGTAGTTGATATCGTAGACTCTGCTATAATGAATTCTGACCAGGCTATGCAATTGGGGCATGGATTTGACAATCGACTAAAGAATGACCTGTACAAACTCTGTCGTCTTGAAATAGATGCCGTTATTCAGCTTTTTTATGGTTTCGAATATCCTAATGTTAAACCTGAGAATATTGGTAATTTCATAGAAGCACTGAGCAATCTTTTTGAACCATATCTTACGATACCAGAATTTCATTTTGGGTTAGAATCTTTGCGGCAGATATTGAAAGAGGCTAAAAAGAAAGGTGAGCTAGCTTTTGTTATGGATGAAAAAGATTATATTCTGCTAGCAGATCTAACACATTTTTACCTTAGACCTATTTATACTTTCAAAAATTCAACTCATATATTTGATAATGAAGATTCCATCCGAGAAGCTTTGAATGGCTACAGAATGCTAGATAAAGGAGTGGAGTTTAAAAACTATTCGTTTGTCGATTCTCAGGATAGCCAATTGACACAACTATCGGATATTTTCGTCGGTTTCATGGGTAAATATACCAATTACAGGAATACTCACAGTATGGATGAGATTAAAGCAGATCTCGACTCTTTCTCAGCGCTACAATTAGAAAACATGAAGCTATTTATTGATATTATTAATAAATCAGATCAGAAAAATCCTGCCTTTCTACACGCAATAGATAGTTATGAAGAGGTAATGAAATTTGGGGAACTATGCGAAATTATTGCAGGAAAATAA
- a CDS encoding multiubiquitin domain-containing protein: MNSNNHQGESHSQNSKVPLTFVIEGKEYETFDQYKTGAELKQLAGIPLDTELFLSISKPYQDELIENEKQVNLARPETEYFFVKKKLQFFINNKPFTWYKQYIRGVQIRELGNISAEDDIFLDIKEGWQDDQILDDEVVDLARPGKEKFFSKPRPTEFTIIVNARPHIWKEANISFEQLVVLAFGSYDNNPNKGYTVTYSRGWEPKPEGTMVKGSVVRVKNKMIFDVTATDKS, from the coding sequence ATGAATTCAAATAATCATCAAGGGGAATCGCATTCCCAAAATTCAAAAGTACCTCTAACTTTTGTAATAGAAGGCAAAGAGTATGAAACATTTGATCAGTACAAAACAGGGGCAGAATTAAAACAACTAGCTGGGATACCTTTAGATACCGAGTTGTTTTTGTCAATTAGCAAACCATATCAGGATGAGCTTATTGAAAATGAGAAACAAGTTAACTTGGCTCGACCTGAAACCGAGTATTTCTTCGTAAAGAAAAAGCTTCAGTTCTTCATTAATAACAAACCCTTTACTTGGTATAAGCAATACATAAGAGGTGTTCAAATCAGAGAACTGGGCAATATATCTGCTGAAGATGATATCTTCCTTGACATCAAGGAAGGTTGGCAAGACGATCAAATATTAGATGATGAAGTCGTTGATTTAGCTCGTCCGGGTAAAGAGAAGTTTTTCTCTAAACCAAGACCTACTGAGTTTACAATTATTGTCAATGCTCGTCCACATATTTGGAAAGAAGCAAACATCTCTTTTGAGCAGTTGGTTGTGTTAGCTTTCGGATCATACGATAATAACCCAAACAAGGGTTATACGGTTACTTATAGCAGAGGCTGGGAACCTAAACCAGAAGGCACTATGGTTAAAGGTTCAGTTGTTCGTGTCAAAAATAAAATGATCTTCGATGTCACAGCAACTGATAAATCATAG
- the traJ gene encoding conjugative transposon protein TraJ: protein MEWDNLHELLRSLYDDMMPLAGDMAAVAKGLAGLGALFYVALKVWQALSRAEPIDMFPLLRPFALGLCIMFFPTIVLGTINAVLSPVVVGTHQILEDQVLDLNELQQQKDQLEYEAMVRNPETAYMVSDEEFDKKLDELGWSPSDIGTMAGMYMDRQAYKIEKAIKDWFRNLLEILFQAAALVIDTIRTFFLIVLSILGPIAFAISVWDGFQSTLTQWLTRYVSVYLWLPVSDLFSSMLARIQSLILERDIAMLADPTYIPDTSNTVYIIFMIIGIIGYFTIPTVTGWVIQAGGAGNFTRNVNSTAMKAGNIAGAGAGSTVGNIGGKLMNK from the coding sequence ATGGAATGGGATAATCTTCACGAACTCCTGCGGTCGCTTTATGATGATATGATGCCGCTTGCAGGCGATATGGCGGCAGTCGCTAAGGGTTTGGCGGGATTGGGAGCATTGTTCTATGTGGCATTAAAGGTTTGGCAGGCTTTAAGCCGTGCCGAACCTATTGATATGTTCCCTTTGCTGCGCCCATTCGCTTTAGGGCTTTGTATTATGTTCTTCCCGACCATCGTACTGGGAACCATCAATGCGGTACTTAGCCCGGTGGTGGTAGGAACCCACCAAATACTCGAAGACCAGGTGCTTGACCTGAACGAACTGCAACAGCAGAAAGACCAGTTGGAATATGAGGCAATGGTCAGGAACCCCGAAACCGCCTATATGGTATCAGACGAAGAGTTTGATAAGAAACTGGACGAACTGGGTTGGTCGCCCTCCGACATTGGAACAATGGCGGGAATGTATATGGACAGGCAAGCCTACAAGATAGAGAAAGCCATAAAGGACTGGTTTCGCAATCTACTGGAAATACTCTTTCAGGCGGCGGCTTTGGTCATTGATACCATACGAACTTTTTTTCTGATAGTCCTCTCCATACTCGGACCAATAGCCTTTGCTATTTCCGTATGGGACGGCTTTCAGTCCACGCTCACGCAATGGCTCACGAGGTACGTCAGCGTTTACCTGTGGCTTCCCGTTTCGGATTTGTTCAGCTCAATGTTGGCAAGAATACAATCCCTCATTTTAGAACGGGATATAGCAATGCTTGCCGACCCCACCTATATACCTGATACGAGCAATACCGTGTACATCATCTTTATGATAATCGGCATCATCGGGTACTTCACTATCCCGACGGTAACAGGTTGGGTAATCCAAGCCGGAGGCGCTGGAAACTTTACCCGCAATGTAAACTCCACAGCAATGAAAGCCGGAAACATCGCCGGAGCAGGCGCAGGTTCCACAGTTGGAAACATCGGCGGTAAACTGATGAATAAATAA
- a CDS encoding DUF4133 domain-containing protein, whose translation MNYNINKGIGRTVEFKGLKAQYLFIFAGGLLGTLILVMILYMAGVNSYICLFLGAGGASLIVWQTFSLNRKYGEHGLMKIAANKRHPRYIICRKPVHRYIKFTRKSNAV comes from the coding sequence ATGAATTACAATATCAACAAAGGCATAGGAAGGACAGTGGAATTTAAAGGGTTGAAAGCGCAATACCTGTTCATTTTCGCAGGCGGGTTGCTCGGTACGCTTATCCTCGTGATGATACTGTATATGGCAGGCGTAAACTCTTACATCTGCCTGTTCCTCGGAGCAGGCGGTGCTTCGCTCATTGTATGGCAGACCTTTTCGCTGAACCGCAAGTACGGTGAACACGGGCTGATGAAGATAGCAGCCAATAAGAGGCACCCCCGCTACATCATCTGTCGCAAGCCGGTACACCGCTACATAAAGTTCACCCGTAAATCGAATGCCGTATGA
- a CDS encoding S8 family peptidase, giving the protein MANSPVQIVLNSDAFIEALENNGGGGSKDFFAGNDNEFIEHRDNIQNQLNEIKSMQLVSSFSRVSYAKVTLKQSALAKSHRPTSQVFKRDIAPVIGAGDLGELFVELTPESIDKINNKVGQAETETRYKEKNGKNEPNPSRLRSEIGAIEEIAPYTASDKRSFSVKEAVNWLSNPQTGGAYMVELFEAPPVRQDWDLLSKYKFELFDSFFGGIANLGTGIFVSRITTGQGSAVVFGIKLENSDSTPVIQLYSSSTAGKSGERKSIDLNLERHNQLLEYLGNHPLVKKVTLPPIITQSLTVKSQLKGENFTISAPDHKGSYPKVCIVDGGVSDIYGDWIEDRWGLISNADKDENHGTFIAGLAIFGQQLNGNAICREIDGCKIIDLDILPRVDRYSSYYSKPLEFFNELETAVQELKARTGVRIFNFSLNIEEHASTTGYSVPAQILDKIAEENDVVFVISAGNTHPRDIRKEWPSDHFDALKILASSRNDAIKKPAESCRNISVSALNPPHLDGVVPYALSNYSCRGPGLRVGLKPDFAHIGGSGTIHPSLGHGLLSLDPTSKIVDGCGTSYAAPNVAKTLASLDYSIEGVVSRETLIALGIHHAVLPESLNDKNLRNVTKHLVGFGMPDGSEDILNGNPSAITLVFANRAISGHKMSFKFSWPSSLVRDGKCFGHAKLTIVSTPRFDYRFGSEFVRINIDAALRQLQKDGNYKGRLNAIYTPEDGDGSLYEKDQIEHSFKWSPVKVYEKTFPRGVGPSTEWKLDVEYLSRDGVTIPAAGVPFTAILTISDPNSEKPVFNDMRQMLQSLGVQAVDIKTAARIVPRV; this is encoded by the coding sequence ATGGCAAATAGTCCTGTTCAAATCGTATTAAATAGCGACGCTTTTATTGAGGCTTTAGAAAACAATGGCGGAGGCGGCTCAAAAGACTTTTTTGCCGGAAATGATAATGAATTTATTGAGCATCGAGATAATATTCAAAATCAACTCAACGAGATTAAAAGCATGCAATTGGTAAGTAGCTTTTCCAGAGTTTCTTATGCAAAAGTTACGTTAAAGCAATCCGCATTAGCCAAAAGTCATCGACCAACTTCACAAGTTTTTAAAAGAGATATTGCACCAGTAATTGGAGCAGGTGATTTAGGAGAGTTATTTGTAGAGCTAACTCCTGAAAGTATAGACAAAATAAATAATAAAGTTGGACAGGCTGAAACCGAAACTAGATATAAAGAAAAGAACGGCAAGAATGAGCCTAATCCTTCAAGATTGAGGAGCGAAATCGGTGCAATTGAAGAAATAGCACCTTACACTGCGAGTGATAAAAGAAGCTTTTCTGTTAAAGAAGCTGTAAACTGGCTATCTAACCCTCAAACTGGTGGAGCATATATGGTGGAATTATTTGAAGCTCCGCCAGTGAGACAAGATTGGGATTTGCTGAGTAAATACAAATTTGAATTATTTGATAGTTTTTTTGGAGGTATTGCAAATTTAGGGACAGGCATATTTGTCTCAAGAATTACGACTGGTCAGGGTTCAGCGGTTGTGTTCGGCATTAAATTAGAAAATAGTGATTCAACACCCGTAATACAGCTCTACTCATCATCAACAGCTGGCAAATCGGGAGAGAGAAAATCAATTGACTTAAATTTGGAAAGACATAACCAATTGTTGGAATATTTGGGAAATCATCCATTGGTAAAAAAGGTTACTCTTCCCCCAATCATTACACAAAGCCTAACTGTCAAGTCTCAGTTGAAAGGTGAAAACTTTACTATTTCAGCCCCTGACCATAAAGGTTCATATCCTAAAGTATGTATTGTAGATGGAGGTGTTTCAGATATTTATGGCGACTGGATTGAGGACCGTTGGGGATTAATCAGCAATGCTGACAAAGATGAAAATCACGGTACTTTTATAGCAGGATTAGCAATATTTGGGCAACAATTAAATGGAAATGCTATTTGCAGGGAAATTGATGGTTGTAAAATTATAGATCTTGATATTTTACCTCGTGTAGATAGATATAGCTCATACTATTCAAAACCCTTAGAATTTTTCAATGAGCTTGAAACTGCTGTTCAAGAATTAAAAGCTAGAACAGGAGTTAGAATATTTAACTTTAGCTTGAATATAGAAGAACACGCATCAACAACTGGATATAGTGTCCCAGCCCAAATTCTAGATAAAATTGCCGAAGAAAATGATGTTGTTTTTGTTATTTCGGCAGGTAATACTCATCCAAGGGATATAAGAAAGGAATGGCCTTCTGATCATTTTGATGCATTGAAAATATTAGCATCTTCTAGAAATGACGCTATTAAAAAACCAGCTGAAAGCTGTCGTAACATTAGCGTTTCAGCATTAAACCCGCCACATTTGGATGGCGTAGTTCCATATGCTTTAAGCAACTATAGTTGTCGTGGTCCCGGCTTACGAGTTGGCCTTAAACCTGATTTTGCACATATAGGTGGGTCAGGAACTATTCATCCGTCATTGGGACACGGCCTTCTATCTTTAGATCCTACGAGTAAAATTGTCGATGGTTGTGGAACCAGTTATGCTGCACCTAATGTGGCAAAGACCTTAGCTAGTCTTGACTATTCGATCGAAGGTGTCGTTTCAAGGGAAACATTAATAGCTCTTGGTATTCATCATGCGGTATTACCTGAATCCCTTAATGATAAGAACTTAAGAAATGTTACCAAACATTTGGTTGGATTTGGCATGCCTGATGGTTCAGAAGATATTTTGAATGGAAATCCGTCCGCAATAACATTAGTATTTGCAAACCGTGCTATAAGTGGACATAAAATGAGTTTCAAATTTTCTTGGCCTTCAAGTTTGGTGAGAGACGGTAAATGTTTTGGACATGCTAAACTCACGATAGTAAGCACACCGAGATTTGATTATAGATTTGGCTCTGAGTTTGTCAGAATAAATATTGACGCAGCCTTAAGACAGTTGCAAAAGGACGGTAATTATAAAGGAAGATTAAATGCTATTTATACGCCAGAAGATGGTGATGGTAGTTTGTATGAAAAGGATCAGATTGAACATTCGTTCAAATGGAGTCCTGTGAAAGTTTATGAGAAAACATTCCCCCGTGGAGTTGGACCATCTACAGAATGGAAGCTAGATGTCGAGTACTTATCAAGAGATGGTGTAACTATACCTGCTGCAGGAGTACCATTTACAGCGATATTAACCATTTCAGATCCTAATAGTGAAAAACCGGTATTTAATGACATGCGACAAATGTTGCAATCACTCGGAGTTCAAGCTGTTGATATTAAAACTGCCGCTCGAATTGTACCAAGAGTTTAA
- a CDS encoding DUF2188 domain-containing protein — MANYHVTQKKGQEGWNVQKEGGKKASAIVSTQKQAEQLAKQFSSNNGGGEVRIHRPNGGPIRDSDTVKPGNDPKSIKDTKF; from the coding sequence ATGGCAAATTATCATGTAACACAGAAGAAAGGACAAGAAGGTTGGAATGTCCAAAAAGAGGGTGGCAAAAAGGCTTCGGCCATTGTTAGCACTCAAAAGCAAGCGGAACAACTTGCAAAACAGTTTTCATCAAATAATGGTGGCGGAGAAGTTAGGATACACCGACCAAATGGTGGACCTATACGAGATAGCGACACTGTAAAGCCAGGAAATGATCCAAAGTCAATTAAAGACACTAAGTTCTAA
- a CDS encoding AAA family ATPase, with translation MHQIRRLKESLEKDGFTKEAKSLQALLVASESALDMAPSKIQRSFVVLKGEELTTKTSIPVDKETSTPLAEIFFPDNLPETAPMFDDNIQLAIQSIVNEWRKFDQLMEINATPASSCLIYGAPGTGKTHLAKWIAKQIGLPVVLARLEGLMSSYLGTTSRNIGNLFAFANRYKCILLLDEFDAIAKLRNDPQEVGEVKRVVNTLLQSLDSRHEKGFTIGVTNHESLLDPAIWRRFDIQVEIPKPSPEVMIQLLNSFIKPLEFNESEIKFLAWCLDGSSGADAEMLSKWLKRAFVLEKKSNIVEVMKQFALLNSGRVDTKKRNIMLHSDEDFINMLLNDKVYFFKQKDIASLFGMTPSTLSKQLSKFKDSEKI, from the coding sequence ATGCATCAAATCAGAAGACTGAAAGAAAGTCTTGAAAAAGATGGCTTTACCAAAGAGGCAAAATCATTGCAGGCATTGTTAGTTGCTTCCGAATCAGCACTCGACATGGCTCCTAGTAAGATTCAAAGATCTTTTGTGGTATTAAAAGGCGAAGAATTGACTACTAAAACTTCTATCCCTGTAGACAAGGAAACATCAACACCATTAGCAGAGATTTTTTTTCCTGATAATCTTCCAGAAACAGCTCCGATGTTCGATGATAACATTCAACTTGCAATTCAATCAATTGTAAATGAATGGAGGAAATTTGATCAACTAATGGAAATCAATGCAACACCAGCAAGTTCTTGTTTAATTTATGGAGCACCTGGGACTGGAAAAACTCATTTAGCCAAATGGATTGCTAAACAAATTGGATTACCTGTAGTTCTTGCAAGGTTGGAAGGTTTGATGTCTTCCTATCTTGGTACGACTTCTCGTAACATTGGAAATTTATTTGCATTTGCCAATAGATATAAGTGCATTTTACTCCTTGATGAGTTTGATGCAATAGCTAAGCTTCGCAATGACCCGCAAGAGGTTGGTGAAGTCAAAAGAGTAGTTAATACACTATTACAAAGTCTTGATTCCCGCCACGAAAAAGGTTTTACCATCGGGGTAACTAATCATGAAAGTCTTTTAGATCCTGCTATTTGGAGACGGTTTGATATTCAGGTTGAAATCCCCAAGCCTTCTCCTGAAGTTATGATTCAATTGCTTAACAGTTTTATTAAACCATTAGAATTCAATGAAAGCGAAATAAAGTTTTTAGCATGGTGCCTGGATGGTTCATCCGGTGCGGATGCTGAAATGCTTTCTAAATGGCTGAAAAGAGCTTTTGTGCTTGAAAAAAAAAGCAATATCGTAGAGGTCATGAAACAATTTGCCTTACTCAATTCTGGGAGAGTTGACACCAAAAAGAGAAACATAATGCTTCATAGTGATGAAGATTTTATCAATATGTTATTAAATGACAAAGTTTACTTTTTTAAACAGAAAGATATTGCCTCTCTGTTCGGGATGACACCATCAACTTTAAGTAAGCAGTTGTCAAAATTCAAAGATTCTGAAAAAATATAA